One window from the genome of Candidatus Zixiibacteriota bacterium encodes:
- a CDS encoding TfoX/Sxy family protein, whose translation MGVSEEYREYILERLEVTGRITSRRMFGGLGLYLEGVFFALVSDNVLYFKVDEVNRRDYETAGMAPFSPYGENSYSMSYYEVPEEIIEDDQALAAWSFKAYEAALRNKKPSRKRKTKKVIE comes from the coding sequence ATGGGGGTCAGCGAGGAATATCGGGAATATATTCTGGAGAGGCTGGAGGTTACGGGACGGATAACATCGCGGAGAATGTTCGGTGGTTTGGGATTATATCTGGAAGGTGTCTTTTTTGCCCTGGTCAGTGATAATGTTCTATATTTCAAGGTCGATGAAGTTAACCGACGTGATTATGAAACGGCCGGAATGGCTCCCTTCAGCCCGTACGGTGAAAATTCGTATTCAATGAGTTATTATGAAGTCCCCGAGGAAATTATTGAAGATGACCAAGCCCTGGCGGCCTGGTCATTCAAAGCTTACGAAGCGGCCCTCAGGAATAAGAAACCGTCCCGCAAAAGGAAAACCAAAAAGGTGATCGAATAG
- a CDS encoding ferritin-like domain-containing protein, which produces MEELTLHKSLQLAAKTEQLGAEFYEKMARKFSSQKDIAEIFSNLSKDEKIHEAQFRAILDKTPIDDNESNYEVGLFVKAIAISEFFRIEQFKRAGDIKTADEALGAALAFEKSTLLYYQELMETLGDSDQLRAIIKAEKGHIMSLTRLIVTDAQFRGIRDNW; this is translated from the coding sequence ATGGAAGAATTGACGCTTCATAAAAGCCTGCAACTGGCCGCAAAAACCGAGCAACTGGGCGCCGAGTTCTATGAAAAAATGGCCCGTAAGTTTTCCTCCCAGAAAGACATCGCCGAGATTTTCTCCAATCTCTCGAAGGATGAGAAAATTCACGAGGCCCAATTCAGAGCTATCCTGGATAAAACACCGATCGATGACAATGAGAGTAATTACGAGGTCGGGCTCTTTGTCAAAGCTATCGCCATATCGGAGTTTTTCCGAATCGAGCAGTTTAAGAGGGCCGGCGATATAAAGACCGCCGATGAGGCTCTCGGGGCGGCTCTGGCATTCGAAAAGTCAACCCTGCTATATTATCAGGAACTTATGGAGACTCTTGGTGATAGCGATCAGCTCAGGGCTATAATCAAAGCCGAAAAAGGCCACATTATGAGCCTGACAAGATTAATCGTAACCGATGCCCAATTCCGGGGAATACGCGACAACTGGTAA